The following proteins come from a genomic window of Nicotiana tomentosiformis chromosome 12, ASM39032v3, whole genome shotgun sequence:
- the LOC104116427 gene encoding photosystem I reaction center subunit N, chloroplastic — protein sequence MAAMNSSVLACSYAVSGIGASELTSKHASIASQSVQKWPVIKAQQSKVLDSEANKNQAGRRIALLGLAAALFTAASSNSSANAGVIDDYLEKSKANKELNDKKRLATSGANFARAYTVQFGTCKFPENFTGCQDLAKQKKVPFISDDLALECEGKDKYKCGSNVFWKW from the exons ATGGCAGCAATGAACTCAAGTGTATTGGCATGCAGTTATGCAGTGTCAGGCATTGGTGCATCTGAACTCACCTCAAAACATGCCTCTATTGCTTCCCAATCAGTTCAAAAATGGCCAGTTATTAAGGCTCAACAGTCAAAGGTGTTGGATTCAGAAGCCAACAAGAACCAAGCTGGAAGAAGAATCGCTCTTCTTGGCTTAGCTGCTGCCCTTTTCACCGCTGCTTCCTCCAACTCCTCAGCCAATGCTGGCGTCATCGACGATTATCTTGAGAAAAGCAAAGCCAACAAG GAATTGAATGACAAGAAGAGGTTGGCCACAAGTGGTGCAAACTTCGCAAGAGCATACACAGTTCAGTTTGGCACATGCAAGTTCCCTGAAAACTTCACCGGCTGCCAAGACCTTGCCAAGCAAAAG AAAGTGCCATTTATAAGTGATGACTTAGCCTTGGAGTGCGAGGGCAAGGACAAATACAAGTGCGGTTCTAATGTGTTCTGGAAATGGTGA